The following proteins are co-located in the Syngnathus scovelli strain Florida chromosome 5, RoL_Ssco_1.2, whole genome shotgun sequence genome:
- the LOC125968528 gene encoding nucleosome-remodeling factor subunit BPTF isoform X1, whose protein sequence is MRGRRGRPPKLAAGMREGSPGPTRGSRSGRGRGMRGRGRGRGRGRGRGLTDTACVTGSAEVDTEISGRENFNLSRGRKKVGAATSEVSAASRGRGSRGRGRGSRGGRGSRGGVRRPPTKVVYDDNSDEEDDNLSYRSEEDELLNDNPSSDLEEEEEAFGNDSDYLEELPDDDDASYCTESSTRSQGSHGSTPGRRRSRVAQPQSPIFEAQDIPPLELPKSSEDLLVPTSQLLNVSAVYEVLRNFGTVLRLSPFRFEDFCAAVASQEQCTLLAETHIALLKAILREEDTSNTTFGPADVKDSVNSTLYFVDGMTWPEVLRAYCESDPEYRHILPFQEGEDYPFEPLESKIKVLQFLVDQFLATNIAREELMSEGVVAYDDHCRVCHRLGDLLCCETCAAVYHLECVKPPLQEVPEDEWQCEVCVAHKVPGVADCIPEIQKTRPFLRQLPVGYDRHSRKYWFLNRRIVVEEDGEQENKSIWYYSTKVQLGELIERLDKDHWEADLYAALEEIRDEVHTHMDITEELTNKARGNNRSFLNVANEEILERLRAKKEEELEEVKRQAAEEALKARLEQEKDDIDVEKDDNGDGKLIDAEGQQLVSVSDETTKEEDNETKEEAVEEKNNVKNEAEHPSSDCVAVSGDDVPSLSHPNQVIEDNSNSSMVPPRGPEPPDLADKSSQSSLSSFEDTGDGKDSTNSECLGSKKSSATRMVTRLRNPESKLSQMKSQQVAAALHEANRGFKEGKEILVVNAQGDVTRVSTRSKDVVMKGTLCQYFKLGQEGKYRVYHNQYSTNTLALNKHQHREDHDKRRHLSHKFCMTPAGEFKWNGSIHGSKLITISTIRLTIIQLENNVPSPFMHHNWASHRTNWIKAVQMCSKAREFALALAIMECAIKPVATMPVWKDSLGHTRLNRMTSMEREEKEKIKKRERKLEEEETMQQATWVKYTFPIKHQVWKQKGEEYRVTGYGGWSWISKTYVQRFLPRLPGNTNANYRKELEDAKLGLKCTLLDLSRRPSVHPPEAQGVSSLSSDPAATESSPPSKPAQDIQPLDEVMESYEKMEEEKDEAVCETETSEKMPVDNSESKMELEVTKLKADDKTMSSIKEEPVKEELADDPFRPFNYDVVDVSKGFLTRIAYKKKVKSSKLDSLLERRVKQHAIEEKLKQHVSASKPKTTPPLSPSSSTPPPLGTPVRPRSPLKPQALAQAQLKAVKEEKKICAFQTCGSADVERVKGDGQAVVSKTTEDVSGRLSPVPNSTPKDSCCSGAERDSSSPQNQAIMLSQELKVESIERTTGPKDCSSEQQTDSLDTTNGRLIENIGSEEPNADSSSKKDSVRTLIKAAEKISSENTSQQIPETISSVELATETNGIGPEENQENIKDAEDPTSPVSVDPLPHINGKDGLESDVGLSNSLVSPNNGVLTNNTKVNSIGQVEDEGISQKINTEQKLLVNGDLTPMNKSIHAVEKEPTPAETFERNVTTPHQDYNPPLKISKLGNSMDPFQACSPSSLQHSLKYTPVVKIIRMAPSPIPSAEESSLSDEFAENSERETATPLKTEVTTTAVVSREAATAAMTTESAVSTLTSMTKTTVTKISSSSPSEDSQSDIMAQQKDKTISGSKSTASGVTSDIFQEDSTRGRVRLRKFSRTKKVRSDTALPSYRKFVTKSNRKSIFVLPHDNLKVLARRGGFREVAVFNYNAKPAQDIWPYPSPRPTFGITWRYRLQTVDTLAGVSLMLRLLWACLRWDDMAVKPSAAVGTTRTETSDTEITTTEIIKRRDVGPYGIRSEYCIRKIICPLGAPETPKETHTPQRKGLRSSALRPKKPEPPKQTGPVVIETWVAEEELDLWEIRAFSERVEKEKAQAAEQAKKRQEQKPGSVTVTPTGTPATPAVTPKVMVASLSGQGTPSAKVVLSSKMGTPVKYQQTKNFQQSFASWIKQSQNSPETTVTTTGGHTFQITGTTVGGKVVTTKLPLPANSKLITVNMATSQGGTVQQKVLGIIPSGTTGGAQTFIKLPRTTPVNIRPNIPGTQQPIRPGMTTIRTPIQQGGPMGKTILRTPLVVQQGQAGQQVVSQILQGQTVSTPVSGASPVATVTGQSPASPATTGTTSGQVKLTISQIAQLTQKQQAGSGVGGSHQGLTVMIQGQGQTNGQLQVIPHGVTVIPGPGQQLMQATLPNGQMQRFLFTPPSAVATPAPSTGTTPSCQSNSDSTKTPAQPAQQAAAPVQPGTAPLAPTSTPSASTPQGQLPPQTQAHMPIQSPTSLQVTTQGGTAQVQLQQTPQIIMSGLQQQVQVLAQLQGQQSGTSLPQHFKLQLPVQIQQAGHTSTQGGQIGNVVTIQAASVQEQLQRIQQLREQQQQKKKQAAEAKKEQALNSVSQKDIIQKQVVMKQNAVIEYLKQKKTLTPEEREENQRMIVCNQVMKSLLDRIDKDERQEAKRKKKEEMVASKKRLANANKLASLLYRHKEMLKNDILKKRALLDQELHLEAQEELKKDLWRMRKEKERAAAQKAAQAAAAAAASHSHHSQVRAHNITTQPHHATTVTPIHKRKRDEDRECATSAKSKKKKMISTTSSTKDTKKDTKLYCICKTPYDETKFYIGCDLCTNWYHGDCVGITETVAKDMDDYICLECKQGRKSTKEELYCICQTPYDESQFYIGCDRCQNWYHGRCVGILQSEANHIDEYVCPQCQSTEDAMTVLTPLTDKDYEGLRRVLRSLTAHKMAWPFLEPVDTSDAPDYYKVIKEPMDLSTMEERLQKRKYVRLTEFVADMTKIFDNCRYYNPSDSPFYQCAEVLESFFVQKLKGFKASRSHNNKLQSAAS, encoded by the exons GGAACTaccagatgatgatgatgccagCTACTGCACGGAGAGTAGTACAAGGAGCCAAGGCTCGCACGGGAGCACCCCAG GTCGACGAAGGAGTCGAGTGGCGCAACCGCAGTCTCCCATCTTCGAGGCACAAGACATTCCCCCATTGGAGCTTCCCAAGTCCTCCGAGGACCTCTTGGTTCCTACCTCACAGCTCCTCAACGTATCCGCCGTGTACGAGGTTCTCCGCAACTTTGGCACTGTGCTGCGGCTCTCCCCTTTCCGTTTTGAGGATTTTTGCGCGGCGGTTGCCAGCCAGGAGCAGTGCACGCTCCTGGCAGAGACTCACATTGCCCTGCTTAAGGCTATACTCAGAGAGGAGGACACCTCCAACACCACCTTCGGGCCTGCCGACGTGAAGGATTCTGTCAATTCCACACTTTATTTTGTGGACGGTATGACCTGGCCGGAGGTTTTACGGGCATACTGTGAGAGTGACCCGGAATATCGACACATTCTCCCTTTCCAGGAAGGAGAGGATTATCCGTTTGAACCCTTGGAGAGCAAAATCAAAGTTCTTCAGTTTCTAGTGGACCAGTTCCTGGCGACCAACATCGCCAGGgaagagctcatgtcagaaggtGTGGTAGCCTACGACGACCACTGCCGAGTTTGCCACCGCCTGGGCGACCTGCTGTGCTGCGAAACCTGTGCGGCCGTTTACCATCTGGAGTGTGTGAAGCCGCCACTGCAGGAAGTGCCGGAGGACGAGTGGCAATGCGAGGTTTGCGTCGCGCACAAGGTGCCCGGTGTGGCTGACTGCATACCCGAAATACAGAAAACCAGACCCTTCCTTCGCCAGCTGCCGGTCGGATATGACCGGCACAGTCGCAAATACTGGTTCTTGAACCGCCGCATCGTCGT CGAGGAAGATGGCGagcaggaaaataaatcaatctgGTATTACAGCACCAAG GTCCAGCTAGGTGAGCTCATCGAGCGCTTGGATAAGGATCACTGGGAAGCCGACCTCTATGCTGCCCTCGAAGAAATTCGGGACGAggttcacacacacatggacatcACGGAGGAACTCACCAACAAAGCTCGAGGCAACAACAGGTCTTTCCTCAATGTTGCCAATG AGGAGATCCTGGAGCGTTTGCGAGccaagaaggaggaagagctaGAAGAGGTGAAAAGGCAGGCGGCCGAGGAGGCCCTTAAAGCTCGTCTGGAGCAGGAGAAGGATGATATCGATGTGGAGAAAGATGATAACGGAGACGGCAAGCTGATTGACGCTGAAGGACAACAACTTGTCAGCGTCAGTGATGAGACCACCAAAGAGGAGGACAACGAGACCAAGGAAGAGGCAGTGGAAGAGAAAAACAATGTCAAAAATGAAG CAGAACACCCATCGTCAgactgtgttgctgttagtggcgATGATGTCCCAAGTTTGAGCCATCCCAACCAGGTGATTGAGGACAACAGTAATAGCAGCATGGTCCCACCCAGGGGCCCTGAACCTCCAGATCTGGCTGACAAGTCCTCCCAGTCATCCCTGTCAAGCTTTGAAGACACAG GAGATGGTAAAGATTCCACCAACAGTGAGTGTCTTGGTAGTAAGAAATCATCTGCAACTCGTATGGTGACCCGCCTGAGGAACCCAGAGAGCAAGTTGAGCCAGATGAAGAGCCAACAGGTTGCTGCTGCCCTTCATGAAGCCAACAGAGGCTTCAAGGAGGGAAAAGAG ATTCTAGTTGTGAATGCACAAGGTGATGTCACCCGTGTTAGTACACGCAGCAAGGACGTGGTGATGAAGGGGACGCTTTGCCAATACTTCAAACTCGGTCAGGAGGGCAAATATCGAGTCTATCATAACCAGTACAGCACAAACACCCTGGCCCTCAATAAGCACCAGCACAGAGAG GATCACGACAAAAGGCGGCATCTCTCCCACAAGTTCTGCATGACTCCAGCAGGGGAATTCAAATGGAACGGGTCCATTCACGGTTCTAAACTTATCACCATCTCTACAATAAGGCTCACCATCATTCAGCTGGAGAACAATGTTCCGTCTCCATTCATGCACCATAACTGGGCCTCACACAG GACCAACTGGATCAAAGCGGTACAAATGTGCAGTAAGGCCAGAGAGTTTGCCCTGGCTCTCGCCATCATGGAGTGTGCCATCAAGCCTGTGGCAACCATGCCAGTCTGGAAGGACTCACTTGGTCACACCAG gttAAACCGGATGACTTCCATGGAGCGTGaggaaaaagagaaaataaagaaaagggagaggaagctggaggaagaggagacaatGCAACAGGCTACCTGGGTCAAATACACTTTTCCAATTAAACACCAG GTGTGGAAACAGAAAGGTGAGGAGTATCGTGTTACTGGCTACGGTGGCTGGAGTTGGATAAGCAAGACCTATGTCCAAAGGTTTCTCCCAAGACTTCCTGGCAACACCAATGCGAACTACCGAAAAGAACTTGAAG ATGCTAAACTTGGCTTAAAATGCACTCTTTTGGACTTGAGTCGACGACCCAGTGTCCATCCACCTGAAGCTCAGGGAGTCTCCAGCTTGAGCAGTGATCCAGCAGCTACAGAGTCATCTCCACCCTCGAAACCTGCCCAGGATATTCAGCCGCTAGATGAAGTCATGGAGTCTTATGAGAAGATGGAAGAGGAAAAAGACGAAGCTGTGTGTGAAACAGAAACATCTGAAAAAATGCCTGTTGACAACTCGGAATCCAAGATGGAGTTGGAGGTTACTAAACTGAAAGCAGATGATAAGACAA TGTCCAGTATCAAGGAAGAGCCTGTGAAGGAGGAGCTTGCAGATGACCCTTTTCGTCCTTTTAACTACGACGTGGTGGATGTCAGTAAGGGCTTCCTCACCCGCATCGCATACAAGAAGAAGGTCAAGTCTTCCAAACTTGACAGCCTGCTAGAGCGACGAGTGAAGCAGCATGCAATTGAAGAGAAATTGAAGCAACATGTGTCTGCATCAAAACCCAAGACCACCCCACCTCTTTCACCCTCCTCCTCAACACCACCACCACTGGGCACTCCTGTACGACCGCGGTCGCCGCTTAAGCCCCAGGCTCTGGCTCAGGCACAGCTCAAAGCTGtgaaagaggagaaaaaaatttGCGCATTTCAAACTTGTGGATCTGCAGATGTTGAAAGAGTTAAAGGTGATGGTCAGGCCGTCGTCTCTAAAACAACAGAAGACGTAAGTGGTCGCCTTTCTCCTGTTCCTAATTCAACACCCAAAGACAGTTGCTGTTCAGGTGCTGAAAGAGATTCGTCTTCACCACAAAACCAAGCCATCATGTTGTCCCAGGAATTGAAGGTTGAGTCCATTGAAAGGACTACGGGGCCAAAAGATTGCTCTTCAGAGCAACAAACAGACAGTTTAGACACTACCAACGGCAGGCTTATCGAAAATATAGGGTCTGAGGAACCCAACGCGGACTCAAGTAGTAAAAAGGACTCGGTAAGGACGCTTATAAAAGCTGCCGAGAAAATAAGTAGTGAGAATACGTCACAGCAAATTCCGGAGACAATAAGCTCAGTGGAGCTAGCCACTGAGACAAATGGTATAGGGCCTGAGGAAAACCAGGAAAATATCAAAGATGCTGAAGACCCCACTTCTCCTGTTTCAGTTGATCCTCTCCCTCATATAAACGGTAAGGATGGTTTAGAGAGTGATGTCGGGTTGAGTAACTCCCTGGTAAGTCCAAATAATGGCGTTCTGACTAACAATACCAAGGTGAACAGCATTGGTCAAGTAGAAGACGAAGGTATTTCACAGAAAATTAACACCGAACAAAAACTTTTGGTTAATGGAGATTTGACTCCTATGAACAAAAGCATACATGCTGTAGAAAAGGAGCCGACCCCTGCAGAAACATTTGAGCGCAACGTAACGACACCACATCAGGATTACAATCCGCCTCTGAAGATATCAAAGCTGGGAAACAGCATGGATCCATTTCAGGCTTGTTCTCCAAGCTCTCTGCAGCACAGCTTAAAATATACCCCCGTAGTCAAGATCATTAGAATGGCACCCTCACCTATACCTTCAGCAGAAGAGTCGAGTTTAAGTGATGAGTTTGCAGAGAACAGTGAGCGAGAGACAGCGACGCCATTGAAGACTGAGGTAACAACCACCGCAGTGGTTTCCAGAGAGGCTGCAACAGCAGCCATGACAACAGAAAGTGCCGTTTCCACCCTCACTTCCATGACCAAAACAACCGTGACCAAAATCTCTTCCTCCAGTCCGTCAGAAGACAGCCAGAGTGACATAATGGCACAGCAAAAGGACAAAACCATTTCGGGCAGTAAATCAACAGCCAGTGGCGTAACTTCAGACATATTCCAGGAAGACTCGACCAGAGGCCGAGTACGCCTCCGCAAATTCTCCCGCACAAAGAAAGTGCGCTCGGACACGGCGCTTCCTTCTTATCGCAAGTTTGTCACCAAGAGCAACCGCAAGAGCATTTTTGTGTTGCCGCATGACAACTTGAAGGTCCTGGCAAGGCGCGGGGGATTCCGCGAGGTCGCTGTCTTTAACTACAACGCCAAGCCGGCTCAGGATATTTGGccgtatccttcccccagacccACATTTGGCATCACTTGGAG GTATCGCTTGCAAACAGTGGACACTTTGGCTGGTGTGAGTCTGATGCTCAGACTGCTCTGGGCCTGTTTGAGATGGGACGACATGGCCGTCAAGCCGTCTGCAGCCGTCGGTACTACACGAACAG AGACGTCAGACACAGAAATCACCACCACAGAGATCATCAAACGGCGCGACGTGGGACCCTACGGCATACGCTCGGAGTACTGCATCCGCAAAATTATCTGCCCCCTGGGAGCACCCGAGACCCCAAAAG AAACCCACACGCCACAGAGGAAAGGGCTGCGCTCCAGTGCCTTGCGTCCCAAGAAACCCGAGCCTCCCAAGCAGACGGGCCCCGTAGTGATCGAGACTTGGGTTGCTGAGGAGGAGCTCGACCTCTGGGAGATCAGAGCTTTCTCGGAGAG GGTTGAAAAAGAGAAAGCTCAGGCAGCTGAACAAGCCAAG AAACGGCAGGAGCAGAAACCAGGCTCGGTCACGGTCACTCCAACAGGAACTCCAGCAACACCTGCCGTGACGCCTAAGGTCATGGTAGCTTCACTGTCAGGCCAGGgaactcccagcgccaaggtggtGCTGTCCTCAAAGATGGGCACGCCTGTCAAATACCAGCAGACTAAGAACTTCCAGCAGTCGTTTGCCTCGTGGATTAAACAGAGTCAAAACTCACCAG AGACCACAGTGACCACGACTGGTGGGCACACGTTTCAGATTACAGGAACCACAGTGGGTGGGAAAGTAGTGACCACCAAGTTGCCTCTTCCAGCCAACAGCAAGCTTATCACAGTCAACATGGCAACGTCACAAGGAG GTACTGTGCAACAGAAGGTGTTGGGTATCATCCCTTCCGGTACTACGGGTGGTGCTCAGACGTTTATCAAATTGCCTCGCACTACCCCTGTGAACATCAGGCCCAATATCCCAGGCACCCAACAACCG ATCCGGCCTGGAATGACAACAATTCGGACACCAATCCAGCAAGGTGGACCTATGGGAAAAACAATCCTCAGAACACCGCTTGTGGTCCAGCAAG GTCAGGCTGGCCAACAAGTGGTAAGTCAGATCTTACAAGGCCAGACAGTGTCAACTCCAGTTTCTGGAGCCAGCCCTGTTGCCACAGTTACTGGCCAGAGCCCAGCCTCCCCCGCTACGACTGGAACGACATCTGGCCAGGTTAAACTCACCATCTCACAGATAGCTCAACTAACACAG AAGCAGCAGGCTGGCTCAGGTGTTGGTGGCTCGCACCAGGGTCTCACAGTGATGATTCAAGGTCAAGGTCAGACTAACGGCCAGCTTCAGGTCATACCTCATGGAGTCACGGTCATTCCCGGTCCCGGCCAGCAGCTCATGCAGGCGACTCTGCCCAACGGCCAAATGCAGCGCTTCTTATTCACCCCTCCATCTGCAGTGGCTACACCTGCGCCGAGCACAG GAACCACACCGTCTTGCCAGTCTAACTCTGACTCCACAAAAACGCCAGCCCAGCCTGCTCAACAGGCAGCTGCCCCAGTGCAGCCAGGGACGGCTCCTCTGGCTCCCACTAGCACCCCGTCTGCGTCCACCCCACAAGGCCAGTTACCCCCACAGACGCAGGCCCACATGCCCATTCAATCTCCCACCTCGCTGCAGGTGACGACACAGGGAGGAACTGCCCAGGTGCAATTGCAGCAAACCCCGCAAATCATCATGTCTGGACTGCAGCAGCAGGTGCAG GTGTTGGCCCAGCTGCAAGGTCAGCAAAGTGGCACATCTTTACCACAGCACTTTAAACTGCAGCTTCCTGTTCAGATACAGCAGGCCGGCCACACCTCTACTCAAGGAGGACAG ATTGGGAACGTTGTGACCATCCAGGCCGCTTCCGTACAGGAGCAGCTGCAGAGGATCCAGCAGCTCCGagagcagcaacaacaaaagaagaaaCAAGCTGCAGAAGCCAAGAAAGAGCAAGCTCTCAACTCTGTCAGCCAGAAGGACATCATTCAGAAACAG GTTGTGATGAAGCAGAACGCTGTCATCGAATATCTGAAACAGAAGAAGACTCTGACACCTGAGGAGAGAGAAGAGAATCAGAG AATGATTGTATGCAATCAGGTCATGAAGTCACTCCTGGATCGCATAGACAAAGATGAAAGGCAAGAAGCcaaaaggaagaagaaggaaGAGATGGTGGCATCCAAGAAGAGGTTGGCAAATGCCAACAAGCTCGCATCGCTTCTTTACCGCCACAAAGAGATGCTGAAGAATGATATCTTGAAGAAACGAGCGCTTCTTGATCAAGAGCTCCATCTAGAAGCCCAG GAGGAGCTAAAGAAGGACTTGTGGAGGATGCGGAAGGAGAAGGAGAGAGCGGCGGCGCAGAAAGCTGCCcaggctgctgccgccgccgccgcctctcaCAGCCACCACTCTCAAGTCCGTGCGCACAACATAACCACTCAACCACACCACGCCACCACCGTTACCCCCATACACAAAAGGAAACGTGATGAGGACAGGGAGTGTGCCACATCAGCTAAGTCCAAGAAGAAAAAGATGATCTccaccaccagcagcaccaAGGACACCAAGAAGGACACCAAACTCTACTGTATCTGCAAGACGCCCTATGATGAGACCAA GTTCTACATCGGCTGCGACCTGTGTACCAACTGGTATCACGGCGACTGTGTCGGAATAACGGAGACAGTTGCCAAGGATATGGACGACTACATCTGTTTGGAGTGTAAGCAGGGCCGGAAGAGCACCAAAGAGGAGCTCTATTGCATCTGTCAGACACCGTACGATGAATCGCA GTTCTACATTGGTTGCGACCGGTGTCAGAACTGGTACCACGGTCGCTGTGTAGGCATCCTGCAGAGCGAAGCCAACCACATAGACGAATACGTGTGCCCGCAGTGCCAGTCGACCGAGGACGCCATGACGGTCCTCACGCCGCTCACTGATAAAGACTATGAGGGACTGCGGAGAGTCCTGCGCTCCTTAACG GCACACAAAATGGCGTGGCCATTCCTAGAGCCGGTGGACACAAGCGACGCCCCTGACTACTATAAAGTTATCAAGGAACCAATGG ATCTTTCCACCATGGAGGAGAGGTTACAGAAGCGCAAGTACGTCAGGCTAACGGAGTTTGTGGCAGACATGACCAAAATCTTTGACAACTGCCGCTACTACAACCCCAGCGACTCGCCCTTCTACCAGTGTGCCGAGGTTTTGGAGAGCTTCTTCGTCCAGAAGCTCAAAGGCTTCAAAGCTAGCAG GTCTCATAACAACAAACTACAATCAGCTGCCTCTTAG